The following proteins come from a genomic window of Flavobacteriales bacterium:
- a CDS encoding nucleotidyltransferase domain-containing protein: MLADLINGHRQQFISLCRAHKVKELYAFGSAVDGPFRDDSDVDLLVEVQGGDPVETGERLWSFWDSMEVFFHRKVDLLTPSSLQNPVKKRAIDRSKQLIYDGATGRLLC, translated from the coding sequence ATGCTTGCCGATCTGATCAATGGCCACCGCCAGCAGTTCATAAGCCTGTGCCGCGCACACAAGGTGAAAGAACTCTATGCCTTCGGCTCGGCGGTGGATGGACCTTTCCGCGACGACAGCGACGTGGACCTGCTGGTGGAGGTGCAAGGCGGCGATCCAGTGGAGACCGGCGAACGGCTCTGGTCCTTCTGGGACAGCATGGAAGTGTTCTTCCACCGCAAGGTGGACCTGCTCACACCCTCCTCCTTGCAGAACCCGGTGAAGAAGCGCGCCATCGACCGTTCCAAGCAACTCATCTACGATGGAGCGACTGGAAGGCTGCTATGCTGA
- a CDS encoding DUF86 domain-containing protein — MERLEGCYADILRAVKLIEAFLAQGRIDGFEAYTKHAMVKSAVERQLGIIGEAVNQIRKLDPVHPIPEADRIVQFRNRLIHSYDSIDDQFVWPILQKHIPELKRIVLRRTSS; from the coding sequence ATGGAGCGACTGGAAGGCTGCTATGCTGACATCCTGCGGGCGGTCAAGCTGATCGAGGCCTTCCTGGCACAAGGCCGGATCGATGGGTTCGAGGCATACACCAAGCACGCGATGGTGAAGAGCGCGGTGGAACGGCAGCTGGGCATCATCGGCGAAGCAGTGAACCAGATCCGTAAGCTGGATCCTGTGCATCCGATACCGGAGGCCGATCGCATTGTCCAGTTCCGGAACCGGCTCATCCATTCCTACGACAGCATCGACGACCAATTCGTCTGGCCGATCCTCCAGAAGCATATCCCCGAGCTGAAGAGGATCGTGCTGCGCCGCACAAGCAGTTGA
- a CDS encoding PKD domain-containing protein: protein MRHLITAILFLFTCVHASAQIPYSQTLPNIQGSQLNSWVEFTFPNTTAPTGGGASLDFGWLACWQQVFGGSSKIWIELETGADAWTQVYYETGNVTECVTFSRTANISNANLTNAIATGAGSVTGRVRVQDSCYPGVGCSSFNDPVVSGLTLEYDAHAASFTASDVSFCPGGSVQFTDASLGSPSSYVWYFEGGVPTTSTEPDPLVLYPNPGSFDVVLSVVTANGPDELQLSDYILVHAPPNASAGPDEDVCIGQTGQLQASGGSSYQWSPSTGLSNPAITNPVVTVTETTTYTVVVTDANGCQDDDAVTVTVHELPTVIASAVDSTLCPGDTAALSAVGALNYQWSPNLFISGNTGDAISAWPPSDFTWTVYGTDAFGCAHDTTVAIDVLDAPAMPVVTNLGMTMSSTPASTYQWYLDGELIAGAIEQEWAPLANGNYSVTITDANGCQSTSAPVYFGTVGVADAVAMGLRVYPQPADETITVTGVSASTDVRLLDAMGRVALAKRSGSNGSLTLDVRALAPGGYVLELGSGAAAKRIAVVVE from the coding sequence ATGCGCCACCTCATCACCGCCATCCTCTTCCTCTTCACCTGCGTGCATGCCAGCGCGCAGATCCCGTATTCGCAGACGCTGCCGAACATCCAAGGCTCGCAGCTCAACAGCTGGGTGGAGTTCACCTTCCCGAACACGACCGCGCCCACGGGCGGCGGCGCCTCGCTCGATTTCGGCTGGCTGGCTTGCTGGCAGCAGGTCTTCGGCGGAAGCAGCAAGATCTGGATCGAACTGGAGACCGGCGCGGATGCGTGGACGCAGGTCTATTACGAGACCGGCAACGTAACGGAGTGCGTCACCTTCAGCCGCACGGCTAACATCTCGAACGCCAACCTCACCAACGCGATCGCCACCGGCGCAGGCTCGGTCACCGGTCGCGTGCGCGTGCAGGATTCGTGCTATCCGGGCGTGGGCTGCTCCTCCTTCAACGACCCGGTGGTGAGCGGGCTCACCCTGGAGTACGATGCGCACGCCGCCAGCTTCACCGCCAGCGATGTGAGCTTCTGCCCCGGTGGTTCGGTGCAATTCACCGACGCCAGCCTAGGATCGCCGAGCAGCTACGTGTGGTACTTCGAGGGCGGCGTGCCCACCACGAGCACCGAGCCGGATCCGCTGGTGCTGTACCCCAACCCCGGGAGCTTCGATGTGGTGCTGAGCGTGGTGACCGCCAACGGCCCCGATGAGCTGCAGCTGAGCGATTACATCCTCGTGCACGCCCCGCCCAATGCCTCGGCCGGGCCGGACGAGGATGTGTGCATCGGGCAGACCGGGCAGCTGCAAGCCTCCGGAGGGAGCAGCTACCAATGGTCGCCCAGCACCGGGTTGAGCAACCCCGCCATCACGAACCCGGTGGTCACCGTCACCGAGACCACCACCTATACCGTGGTGGTCACCGATGCCAACGGCTGCCAGGACGACGATGCGGTGACGGTGACCGTGCATGAGCTGCCCACGGTGATCGCCTCGGCTGTGGACAGTACCCTGTGCCCCGGCGATACCGCAGCGCTCAGCGCGGTGGGCGCGCTCAACTACCAGTGGAGCCCGAACCTCTTCATCAGCGGCAATACCGGCGATGCCATCAGCGCCTGGCCGCCGAGCGATTTCACTTGGACCGTTTACGGCACCGACGCCTTCGGTTGCGCGCACGACACCACCGTGGCCATCGATGTGCTCGATGCGCCTGCCATGCCCGTGGTGACGAACCTGGGCATGACCATGAGCTCCACGCCTGCTTCAACGTACCAGTGGTACCTCGACGGCGAGCTCATCGCCGGTGCCATCGAACAGGAGTGGGCTCCGTTGGCCAACGGCAACTACAGCGTGACCATCACCGATGCGAACGGATGCCAGAGCACGAGCGCGCCCGTGTACTTCGGCACGGTGGGCGTAGCCGATGCCGTGGCCATGGGCCTGCGTGTCTATCCGCAACCAGCCGATGAGACCATTACGGTTACCGGGGTGTCGGCCAGCACGGACGTGCGGCTGCTCGATGCCATGGGCCGCGTGGCCTTGGCCAAGCGCTCCGGTTCCAACGGATCGCTCACCCTCGATGTGCGTGCCCTGGCGCCGGGCGGCTATGTGCTGGAGCTGGGCAGCGGTGCTGCGGCGAAGCGGATCGCCGTGGTGGTGGAGTGA
- a CDS encoding response regulator produces the protein MRYWLIACACMASAWGATAQPDPSRWTVRHYGVEHGLSQTSAASIVQDPDGFIWIGTEDGINRFDGRVFKVYRHIQLDGESVKSARVHSLFITRSGSLVAGSDEHGVLLYDQRADRFTSVPFPANSTAPGSSYILRSIADLSNGRLLLGTFWGLFIYDPAAGTVINAHDRIPAVHPNAPISGLARTTKGVMVSTMDHESERPLLLQISDDLTRVEPIDVAGFPMGNELGIALWQHGDSVLRFKIGERIWVSRIDPIEPMEVAVPGSVMVEALPLDGFILAATLDGVHHIDADGSPTRIPLPDMRSPNAQMQITSLVQVSDGSVWVGSYQGVFVLDRVSAKFKHYGFGGDADLPLSAPKVRGLLKDSRGRLWVGTQNGLDLVEADRKTVRNLLLDAPSTIGYTCRSIVEDAIGGIWAATDHSGIYRFGATGEPPVRFDADSACNGTFSLLLEHDGMLHTGCNLNLIDTRTFQAVPHTKEPSTSVIHGYEKAFCQYRTQDGTHVHGTMNRGLFTFRRDPSSKRVTDLRHFPMNPSDSTALANGFITCIREDSNGMIWLGTYGGGLHAFDHTSGRFTRLTMEDGLPNDVVYALEIDRHDRIWLSSNAGLSCYEPKSGKITNYGLSDRIQSLEFNSGSSHQAQDGELFFGGINGFNAFYPDSIKFNPYLPKLAFTGLVIGHTEMEIGKPGSPLHRNITYQDTIELNHEQNDLTIRFAALSFISPEKNRFAYMLKGYKDEWVHLGTQNRVSFTNLDPGGYELLVKAANNDGIWNDAPSSLWITIAPPWHRTNLATALFIVAGAFFAFGVGWILLSRVRLRYQVAREHEEAERAKAEDERKTRFFINVAHDLRTPLTLIKQRVERLAANPAERMDEPTTQVLRRSVDKLTGRITALLETARQEHDHIALDASPMSVNELLHVVVADFRPMAADRRIELRFIPADGDPVIALDRPKVTMALENLLGNAFKFTPDDGAITVKAERCTMDGSEALRISVADTGSGIAPEDHQRIFNLYERSDGPQAAGQVGAGVGLFHVRRIMEMHGGRWRLESALGQGTTVHLEFPFTTEPGASNGPVLVDPMLHEEQEEAVEPEPVADEYGTAKPIALVIEDDRDLNAAIADLLRSEFRVHRAHNGEEGLARAFELVPDLVITDVMMPMKDGFEVCRELKSDIRTSHVPVIVLTAITDMEERIRGLHEGADDFLPKPYEPRELLARARNAIARTEKVRAHNQASLGLKPDRPLDPLRDMDRIWVEKVQALIEARYGSPELNANQLGVLLNMDRSNVTRKLNALIGRAPGELIREKRMTVARELLEKGECTVTEAMRRVGYEDPSTFSNAFKAYWEKPPSHFLLRK, from the coding sequence ATGCGCTATTGGCTGATTGCTTGCGCATGCATGGCCTCGGCATGGGGTGCAACCGCGCAACCGGATCCTTCACGGTGGACGGTACGCCACTATGGAGTGGAACATGGCCTATCGCAGACCTCCGCAGCGAGCATCGTGCAGGACCCGGACGGCTTCATCTGGATCGGCACGGAGGACGGCATCAATCGATTCGATGGACGTGTGTTCAAGGTGTATAGGCACATCCAGTTGGATGGCGAATCGGTCAAGTCCGCCAGGGTTCATAGTCTGTTCATCACCCGATCAGGATCACTGGTAGCTGGTTCGGATGAGCACGGCGTGCTGCTCTACGACCAGCGTGCGGACCGCTTCACTTCGGTCCCTTTCCCAGCCAACAGCACGGCTCCTGGCAGCTCATACATCTTGCGGAGCATCGCAGACCTCAGCAATGGGAGGCTCTTGCTCGGGACATTCTGGGGCCTGTTCATCTACGACCCAGCAGCGGGCACTGTTATCAATGCGCATGACCGCATCCCAGCGGTACATCCGAATGCGCCGATTTCCGGTCTTGCGCGCACGACCAAGGGCGTCATGGTCTCCACGATGGATCACGAGTCCGAAAGGCCCCTGCTCTTACAGATCAGCGACGACCTCACGCGGGTCGAACCGATAGACGTGGCCGGCTTCCCGATGGGAAATGAACTGGGCATCGCGCTTTGGCAGCACGGCGATTCCGTGCTCCGCTTCAAGATCGGCGAGCGGATCTGGGTATCGCGCATAGACCCGATTGAACCCATGGAGGTGGCGGTGCCCGGATCCGTGATGGTGGAAGCACTGCCCCTGGATGGATTCATCCTCGCGGCCACCCTCGACGGCGTGCATCACATCGATGCCGATGGATCGCCCACGCGCATCCCGCTCCCCGACATGCGCAGCCCCAACGCCCAGATGCAGATCACCAGCCTGGTGCAGGTCTCCGACGGCAGCGTCTGGGTCGGTTCTTACCAGGGCGTGTTTGTCCTGGATCGCGTCTCCGCCAAATTCAAGCACTACGGTTTCGGTGGCGATGCTGACCTGCCCTTGAGCGCTCCCAAGGTGCGCGGCCTATTGAAGGACAGCCGGGGCCGATTGTGGGTGGGCACGCAGAACGGATTGGACCTGGTGGAAGCCGACCGCAAGACCGTCCGCAATCTCCTGCTCGACGCGCCAAGCACGATCGGCTATACCTGCCGGAGCATCGTAGAGGATGCGATCGGAGGCATCTGGGCCGCCACGGATCATTCCGGAATCTATCGTTTCGGCGCTACTGGCGAACCGCCTGTGCGCTTCGACGCTGACAGTGCGTGCAACGGGACCTTCTCATTACTGCTCGAACATGATGGCATGCTCCACACGGGCTGCAATCTCAACTTGATCGATACTCGCACATTCCAAGCGGTGCCTCACACCAAAGAACCCAGCACTTCGGTCATTCACGGCTACGAGAAGGCCTTCTGCCAGTACCGCACGCAGGACGGCACGCATGTGCACGGCACCATGAACCGAGGGCTATTCACATTCAGGCGGGACCCATCATCCAAGCGCGTCACGGACCTGCGCCACTTCCCCATGAATCCCTCGGATTCCACAGCGCTCGCCAACGGCTTCATCACGTGCATCCGTGAGGACAGCAACGGCATGATCTGGCTGGGCACTTATGGCGGTGGCTTGCACGCGTTCGATCATACGAGCGGACGCTTTACCAGGCTCACCATGGAAGATGGCCTGCCGAACGATGTGGTGTACGCCTTGGAGATCGACCGCCATGACCGGATATGGCTCAGCTCCAACGCCGGACTCAGCTGCTACGAGCCGAAGAGCGGCAAAATCACGAACTACGGCTTGAGCGATCGCATCCAGAGCCTGGAATTCAATTCCGGCTCATCGCATCAGGCCCAGGACGGCGAGCTCTTCTTCGGCGGCATCAACGGCTTCAATGCATTCTACCCCGATTCCATCAAGTTCAATCCATACCTGCCGAAGCTGGCATTCACCGGGCTCGTGATCGGGCACACGGAGATGGAGATCGGGAAACCGGGTTCGCCGCTTCATCGGAACATCACATACCAGGACACGATAGAGCTCAACCACGAGCAGAACGACCTCACCATCCGTTTCGCCGCGCTGAGCTTCATCTCGCCGGAGAAGAACCGCTTCGCCTACATGCTGAAGGGCTACAAGGATGAATGGGTGCACCTGGGCACGCAGAACCGGGTGAGCTTCACCAACCTGGATCCTGGTGGTTACGAGCTGCTGGTGAAGGCCGCCAACAACGACGGCATCTGGAACGATGCGCCGTCCTCGCTATGGATCACGATCGCGCCGCCGTGGCACCGCACCAATCTGGCCACGGCGCTCTTCATCGTGGCCGGCGCCTTCTTCGCTTTCGGCGTGGGTTGGATCCTATTGAGCAGGGTGCGACTGCGCTACCAAGTGGCGCGCGAGCACGAAGAAGCCGAGCGCGCCAAGGCCGAGGATGAGCGCAAGACCCGCTTCTTCATCAATGTGGCGCACGACCTGCGCACGCCGCTCACGCTGATCAAGCAACGCGTGGAGCGGCTCGCCGCTAACCCAGCCGAGCGCATGGACGAGCCCACTACCCAAGTGCTGCGCCGCAGCGTAGATAAGCTCACCGGCCGCATCACCGCACTGCTGGAGACCGCCCGACAGGAACACGACCACATCGCCCTCGATGCCTCGCCGATGAGCGTGAATGAACTGCTGCACGTGGTGGTGGCCGACTTCCGCCCGATGGCCGCCGACCGCCGCATCGAGCTGCGCTTCATCCCAGCCGATGGCGACCCAGTGATCGCGCTTGACCGCCCGAAGGTGACCATGGCCCTGGAGAACCTCCTGGGCAACGCATTCAAGTTCACTCCCGATGACGGCGCCATCACCGTGAAGGCCGAACGGTGCACGATGGATGGCTCTGAGGCGCTGCGGATCAGCGTGGCCGACACCGGCAGCGGCATCGCCCCCGAGGACCATCAGCGCATCTTCAACCTGTACGAGCGCAGTGATGGCCCGCAAGCCGCCGGGCAGGTGGGCGCAGGCGTTGGGCTCTTCCATGTGCGGCGCATCATGGAGATGCATGGCGGGCGTTGGAGGCTGGAGAGCGCGCTGGGTCAGGGAACCACCGTGCATCTCGAATTCCCCTTCACCACGGAGCCAGGCGCTTCGAATGGTCCGGTCCTGGTGGACCCAATGCTGCACGAAGAGCAGGAGGAAGCTGTGGAGCCAGAGCCGGTGGCTGACGAATACGGCACTGCCAAACCGATCGCGCTGGTGATCGAGGACGACCGCGACCTGAATGCCGCCATCGCCGACCTGTTGCGTTCTGAGTTCCGTGTGCATCGTGCGCACAACGGCGAGGAAGGCCTCGCGCGCGCATTCGAGCTGGTGCCCGACCTGGTGATCACCGACGTGATGATGCCGATGAAGGACGGCTTCGAGGTGTGCCGCGAACTGAAGTCCGACATCCGCACCAGCCATGTGCCCGTGATCGTGCTCACGGCCATCACCGATATGGAGGAGCGCATACGCGGCCTGCACGAGGGCGCCGACGATTTCCTGCCCAAGCCCTACGAGCCACGGGAATTGCTGGCCCGCGCGCGCAACGCGATCGCGCGCACGGAGAAGGTGCGCGCGCACAACCAAGCGAGCCTGGGCCTGAAACCCGACCGCCCGCTGGATCCGCTGCGCGACATGGACCGGATCTGGGTGGAGAAGGTGCAGGCCTTGATCGAAGCGCGGTACGGAAGCCCCGAGCTCAACGCGAATCAACTCGGCGTGCTGCTGAACATGGACCGCAGCAATGTGACCCGCAAGCTCAACGCCTTGATCGGCCGCGCCCCCGGCGAGCTGATCCGCGAGAAGCGCATGACCGTGGCCCGCGAGCTCCTCGAGAAGGGCGAATGCACCGTGACCGAGGCCATGCGCAGGGTGGGCTACGAGGATCCCTCCACCTTCTCGAATGCCTTCAAGGCCTACTGGGAGAAACCGCCCAGCCATTTCCTCCTCCGCAAGTGA
- a CDS encoding RDD family protein, giving the protein MSSAPATTQSTVHFAGLGRRAASAMIDAALLMSLASLPKLVGLDLRAAIADPRISMPGAVGLLAALLLVAWAYSACFECSRLQATPGKLALDLRVTDPLGRRLDFLGATARFHAKLLTLLTLGSGLLLIAFTRRKQALHDLLSASFVLHH; this is encoded by the coding sequence ATGTCATCCGCCCCAGCAACCACTCAATCAACCGTGCATTTCGCAGGTCTGGGCCGTCGCGCAGCATCGGCAATGATCGACGCCGCGCTGCTGATGTCCTTGGCATCGCTGCCGAAGCTCGTCGGACTGGACCTGCGGGCCGCGATCGCCGATCCGCGGATCAGCATGCCCGGGGCCGTGGGCCTGCTCGCCGCGCTGCTGCTGGTGGCCTGGGCGTACAGCGCATGCTTCGAGTGCTCGCGCCTGCAAGCCACACCGGGCAAGCTCGCCTTGGACCTGCGCGTCACCGATCCCTTGGGCCGTCGGCTCGACTTCCTCGGAGCCACAGCGCGCTTCCATGCCAAGCTGCTCACGCTGCTCACGCTCGGCTCCGGCCTCCTCCTCATCGCATTCACCCGCCGCAAGCAAGCCCTGCACGACCTGCTCTCCGCCTCGTTCGTGCTGCACCACTGA
- a CDS encoding KTSC domain-containing protein translates to MKEILESRKLLGATAGISLKELNLLYKGLMKQHHPDRFQEEAERAEAEAMSQRIIAAYKFLEGMHPETLSARAGEFEQTMTSGISNWEYKGQVLRLHFGDGSTHAFYGVPPKTYNKFVGTDATPRFVRRHLLGNYAQRKVTSAVAAE, encoded by the coding sequence ATGAAGGAGATCCTCGAGAGCCGCAAACTGCTGGGCGCCACGGCCGGCATCAGCCTGAAAGAGCTGAACCTCCTGTACAAGGGGCTGATGAAGCAGCACCACCCCGACCGCTTCCAAGAGGAGGCTGAGCGCGCCGAGGCGGAGGCCATGAGCCAGCGGATCATCGCGGCCTACAAGTTCCTCGAAGGCATGCATCCGGAGACGCTCTCGGCCCGCGCCGGCGAATTCGAGCAGACCATGACCAGCGGCATCTCCAATTGGGAGTACAAGGGCCAGGTGCTGCGCCTGCACTTCGGTGATGGCAGCACGCATGCTTTCTATGGCGTGCCGCCCAAGACCTACAACAAGTTCGTGGGCACCGATGCCACGCCGCGCTTCGTGCGCAGGCACCTGTTGGGCAACTATGCCCAGCGCAAGGTGACGAGCGCCGTAGCCGCGGAGTAG
- a CDS encoding PQQ-binding-like beta-propeller repeat protein, translated as MRTTAAGAVVVCTAEGLKGVDPATGDVSWTLKELAGAPETGYTEVDRSPFVTLVPNGRPEALFIVEPFSGTVAFSSDEAGISNITSKYFLYANNAIVLVGQKADKKAAMACVDMGTGQVRWTKDDSFSRLTACNSAGPDAILLSTLFFAYKLDAKTGAELWKKCPDPSFEKMAGFAALLDKGGANINIPGIGGVFITTPHAPELCFMGMQTEQRKESTDSQGKKTVTVTYKTFVNAFRIADGGYAWSAPLEFQQKLGTLVPLKSGLLVGAGDKRSIDLLDYSSGAGKWGKNGKGINVKGILAGAVELGDRTLLTSGKDDGVVTLVDASGNEVWKKPVKLDGVVQQVTMLGGDLLVASAEEVEVIDLSTGLSRLEKPMKGGAGLVATSEGKTWVLNTKDGLLYSVPASGGTATAVSTAPLSFEGKEKPTRLEHTEAGLVVSSDQNLALLGADGKEIYRKYFPAPRESGLVRALKYASAVRAAYYAAAFGYTSAAFGAASQSIQVTDAGSAAARDITGAVSDVYGEGAQMAAGAAKRFFQEANARFKASTSTAGIHYLMSDAGKGSYVLQALNKADGSVVGSIPLGNDKNPKYEVDAFSNAVYLVDGGSVKLFKVQ; from the coding sequence ATGCGCACCACCGCAGCAGGAGCCGTGGTCGTCTGCACCGCCGAGGGCCTCAAAGGCGTGGATCCCGCCACAGGCGATGTGTCCTGGACCTTGAAGGAATTGGCCGGAGCACCCGAGACCGGATACACCGAGGTGGACCGCTCGCCCTTCGTGACCCTCGTGCCCAATGGCCGGCCGGAAGCGCTCTTCATCGTAGAGCCCTTCAGCGGCACGGTGGCCTTCAGCAGCGATGAAGCCGGCATCAGCAACATCACCAGCAAGTATTTCCTCTACGCCAATAACGCCATCGTCCTTGTTGGGCAGAAGGCCGATAAGAAAGCGGCGATGGCCTGCGTGGATATGGGCACCGGACAGGTGCGCTGGACCAAGGACGACAGCTTCAGCCGGCTCACCGCCTGCAACAGCGCTGGTCCCGACGCGATCCTGCTGAGCACGCTCTTCTTCGCTTACAAACTGGATGCGAAGACCGGCGCCGAGCTCTGGAAGAAATGCCCTGATCCTTCTTTCGAGAAGATGGCGGGCTTCGCAGCATTGCTCGACAAGGGCGGCGCCAACATCAACATACCCGGCATCGGTGGCGTCTTCATCACCACGCCGCACGCGCCCGAGCTCTGCTTCATGGGCATGCAGACCGAGCAGCGCAAGGAATCGACCGATTCGCAGGGCAAGAAGACCGTGACGGTCACCTACAAGACCTTCGTGAACGCCTTCCGCATCGCCGATGGCGGCTATGCCTGGAGCGCGCCGTTGGAGTTCCAGCAGAAGCTGGGCACCTTGGTTCCCTTGAAGAGCGGACTGCTCGTGGGCGCCGGCGACAAGCGCAGCATTGACCTGCTCGATTATTCGAGCGGCGCTGGCAAGTGGGGCAAGAATGGCAAGGGGATCAACGTGAAGGGGATCCTGGCCGGCGCCGTGGAATTGGGCGACCGCACGCTGCTCACCAGCGGCAAGGACGATGGCGTGGTGACCCTGGTGGACGCCAGCGGCAACGAGGTCTGGAAGAAACCAGTGAAGCTCGATGGCGTGGTGCAGCAAGTGACCATGCTGGGCGGTGACCTGCTCGTGGCCAGTGCTGAGGAAGTGGAGGTGATCGATCTGTCAACGGGCCTCTCCCGGCTGGAGAAGCCCATGAAGGGCGGAGCGGGCCTCGTGGCTACCAGCGAAGGGAAGACCTGGGTGCTGAACACGAAGGATGGCCTCCTGTACAGCGTGCCCGCGAGCGGCGGTACGGCCACCGCAGTAAGCACCGCGCCGCTCTCCTTCGAGGGCAAGGAGAAGCCCACGCGCCTGGAGCACACCGAGGCGGGGCTCGTGGTGAGCAGCGATCAGAACCTGGCCCTGCTGGGAGCCGATGGCAAGGAGATCTACCGCAAGTATTTCCCGGCACCGCGCGAGAGCGGCCTGGTGCGTGCGCTGAAATACGCAAGCGCCGTGCGGGCCGCCTATTACGCCGCGGCGTTCGGCTACACGAGCGCGGCATTCGGCGCTGCGAGCCAGAGCATCCAGGTCACCGATGCCGGGAGTGCCGCCGCCCGCGACATCACCGGGGCCGTGAGCGATGTCTATGGTGAAGGGGCGCAGATGGCCGCTGGCGCCGCGAAGCGCTTCTTCCAGGAAGCCAACGCGCGCTTCAAGGCCAGCACCAGCACCGCGGGCATCCATTACCTGATGAGCGATGCCGGCAAGGGCAGCTATGTGCTGCAGGCCCTGAACAAGGCCGACGGCAGCGTGGTCGGCTCCATCCCCTTGGGCAACGACAAGAACCCCAAGTACGAGGTGGATGCCTTCAGCAACGCCGTTTATCTCGTTGATGGCGGAAGCGTGAAGCTGTTCAAAGTGCAGTGA
- a CDS encoding SdiA-regulated domain-containing protein produces MRFNGLAFLLLCAQSQPFPFKLSQPDAILRLPGMLTEVSALTDVDEFTVACVQDELAVMYLIDVNSGRIKGTLAFGGPGDLEGLTRVGNEYYALRSDGLVYRMSMGDMKMDVLDTFRLQLPQDNLEGLGYDERMGRVLIAPKGVVKGDPTTRDSRAIHAYDVARRELLPEPVLRFTVSGIVAQARAAGFTVPERTTPKGRSVPALKLRFSSVAVDPLSDHYYLLSAVDRTLLVLDRTGKLVSLQELSEELFPKPEGITFLPSGAMLISNEGKGTSPNVLRFERK; encoded by the coding sequence ATGAGGTTCAATGGCCTGGCATTCCTGCTTCTCTGTGCGCAGTCGCAGCCATTCCCTTTCAAACTCAGTCAGCCTGATGCCATCCTTCGGCTCCCGGGAATGCTCACCGAGGTGAGCGCGCTCACGGACGTTGACGAGTTCACAGTGGCCTGTGTGCAGGACGAGCTCGCTGTCATGTACCTCATCGATGTCAATTCAGGACGGATCAAGGGAACCCTTGCCTTCGGCGGGCCCGGCGATCTGGAGGGACTCACGCGCGTGGGCAACGAGTACTATGCGCTCCGCAGCGACGGCCTTGTCTATCGGATGTCCATGGGTGACATGAAGATGGATGTGCTTGACACCTTCCGCCTGCAACTGCCTCAGGACAACCTTGAGGGCTTGGGCTATGATGAGCGCATGGGCCGGGTCCTCATAGCGCCGAAGGGCGTCGTGAAAGGTGATCCGACCACCCGTGATTCAAGGGCCATCCATGCCTATGACGTTGCCAGGCGAGAGCTGCTGCCGGAGCCCGTCCTGCGCTTCACCGTGTCGGGCATCGTCGCACAAGCACGGGCCGCTGGCTTCACTGTGCCGGAGCGTACCACACCCAAGGGCCGTTCGGTGCCAGCCCTTAAATTGCGTTTCAGCTCGGTGGCTGTTGATCCGCTCTCAGACCACTATTACCTGCTCAGCGCCGTTGACCGCACGCTGCTGGTCTTGGATCGGACCGGCAAGCTGGTTTCTTTACAGGAACTCAGCGAGGAGCTCTTCCCGAAACCGGAGGGCATCACCTTCCTCCCCAGCGGCGCTATGCTCATCAGCAACGAAGGCAAGGGGACATCACCCAACGTGCTGCGGTTCGAGCGCAAGTGA
- a CDS encoding T9SS type A sorting domain-containing protein: MRIEPTRLCTVLLILLAPILVRAQQVYKGFGTSNSTFLLGNLTALRTQCLYLPGDLVNPVSGPITRLYYRYGTTGQATGVTLGNLTIKLGLTNEVAFAGGNTYFTGLSTVLASASYTIPAGTTGDWFPIDLQTPFLYNSNRTLIIEIEFQTTTAAAFGTYGTTPNNGRKLYSNTSGTVTGTTTSSTWQDMGFDLDMGAGIAHVETIGAALWPNPASQILNIALPADLSGNLEFIDAQGRTVLTAYAQGAAAISIAPLASGPYTVRLTDTGRSIMLGRVLKE, encoded by the coding sequence ATGCGCATCGAACCCACGAGACTTTGCACGGTCCTCCTGATCCTGCTCGCACCGATCCTCGTTCGCGCTCAACAGGTGTACAAGGGCTTCGGCACCAGCAACAGCACCTTCCTGCTGGGGAATCTCACGGCGCTCCGCACGCAATGCCTCTACCTGCCCGGCGACCTGGTGAATCCGGTGAGCGGCCCGATCACCCGGCTCTACTACCGGTACGGCACCACGGGGCAGGCCACGGGCGTCACGCTCGGCAACCTCACGATCAAGCTGGGGCTCACGAACGAGGTGGCCTTCGCCGGCGGCAACACCTACTTCACCGGGCTGAGCACCGTGCTGGCATCCGCCTCCTACACGATCCCGGCCGGAACCACGGGCGATTGGTTCCCGATCGACCTGCAGACGCCTTTCCTGTACAACTCCAACCGCACCCTCATCATCGAGATCGAATTCCAGACCACCACTGCTGCGGCATTCGGCACATACGGCACTACGCCCAATAACGGACGGAAGCTCTATTCCAACACCAGCGGCACGGTCACGGGCACTACCACGAGCAGCACCTGGCAGGACATGGGCTTCGACCTCGATATGGGCGCGGGAATCGCGCACGTTGAAACGATAGGCGCCGCCTTGTGGCCGAATCCAGCGTCCCAAATCCTGAACATCGCCCTTCCCGCCGACCTCTCCGGGAATCTCGAGTTCATCGATGCGCAAGGGCGTACGGTGCTCACAGCATATGCACAGGGCGCTGCTGCGATCAGCATCGCGCCGCTCGCATCGGGTCCATACACCGTTCGGCTCACGGACACGGGCCGCAGCATCATGCTCGGCCGGGTGCTGAAGGAATAG